A single Nocardioides bizhenqiangii DNA region contains:
- a CDS encoding class I SAM-dependent methyltransferase, giving the protein MSPAPIFQHPLAYLLGLQGVALMRAYAGDYDRDFTLARLAEVRALLDRADQLGDGVVVPPLPTDDGYGTWAPSYDGDNPFFAMDESQLLPILDALAPGVAADVACGTGRYTAHLAARGFDVRGFDTSPGMLEIARVKVPAADFGLAEMARLPIADHSVDIVVNTLALSHVEDLAPAFAEAARVLRPGGHLLVSDVRGYFLGSRRTPLLGQNELGPGYIPGWAHPTGEYLRAALAAGLVVRDCQELVAPVVDRPEDEIPVPPTPGEPASIWDLHPWAPVAARAVRDDRVCLITWNFVRE; this is encoded by the coding sequence ATGTCACCTGCACCGATCTTCCAGCACCCACTCGCCTACCTGCTCGGCCTCCAGGGCGTCGCGCTGATGCGGGCCTACGCCGGCGACTACGACCGAGACTTCACCCTTGCCCGGCTGGCCGAGGTGCGCGCGCTGCTCGACCGGGCCGACCAGCTCGGCGACGGGGTCGTGGTGCCACCGCTGCCCACCGACGACGGGTACGGCACATGGGCACCGTCGTACGACGGAGACAATCCGTTCTTCGCGATGGACGAGAGTCAGTTGCTGCCGATCCTCGATGCGCTCGCGCCGGGTGTTGCGGCCGACGTTGCGTGCGGCACGGGGCGCTACACCGCGCACCTGGCCGCGCGTGGCTTCGACGTGCGGGGCTTCGACACGTCGCCCGGCATGCTCGAGATCGCCCGCGTCAAGGTGCCGGCCGCCGACTTCGGACTCGCCGAGATGGCCCGTCTCCCCATCGCTGACCACAGCGTCGACATCGTCGTGAACACCCTCGCCCTCAGCCACGTCGAGGACCTGGCGCCAGCGTTCGCCGAGGCCGCGCGAGTATTGCGGCCGGGCGGCCACCTGCTGGTCTCGGACGTCCGCGGCTACTTCCTCGGCTCCCGGCGGACACCGCTCCTCGGACAGAACGAGCTGGGCCCCGGCTACATCCCCGGCTGGGCGCACCCGACCGGCGAGTACCTGCGCGCCGCTCTCGCTGCGGGTCTGGTGGTCCGTGACTGCCAGGAGCTGGTTGCTCCCGTGGTCGACCGGCCGGAGGACGAGATTCCCGTCCCACCGACCCCCGGCGAGCCGGCGAGCATCTGGGATCTCCATCCTTGGGCGCCGGTCGCGGCCCGTGCGGTCCGGGACGACCGGGTCTGTCTCATCACCTGGAACTTCGTGAGGGAGTGA
- the pdxY gene encoding pyridoxal kinase PdxY: MRILSIQSSVAYGHVGNSAAVFPLQRLGHEVWPVLTVHFSNHTGYGDWRGPLLAPEDVREVIAGLGDRDVLRTADAVLSGYQGDPAMGAVILDAVADVKSLNPAAVYCCDPVIGDVGRGVFVRPGIPEFIRDAVVPRADIITPNHFELDFLTGRTTTNPDELLAAVDELRARGPRDVLVTSVRYPDTGDNLDVVAVSDDGAWAVTTPLLPIGPNGGGDLTAALYLAHLLETGSPATALERTTNAVFAVLEATLAAGTRELALIPAQDAIADPPARFAAERLR; this comes from the coding sequence GTGCGCATCTTGAGCATCCAGTCCTCGGTCGCCTACGGGCACGTCGGGAACTCCGCAGCGGTGTTCCCGCTGCAACGCCTCGGGCACGAGGTCTGGCCGGTGCTGACGGTGCACTTCTCCAACCACACCGGGTACGGCGACTGGCGCGGACCGCTCCTCGCGCCGGAAGACGTGCGCGAGGTGATCGCCGGACTCGGCGACCGCGACGTGCTCCGTACGGCGGACGCCGTCCTCTCCGGCTACCAGGGCGATCCCGCGATGGGCGCGGTCATCCTGGACGCCGTCGCGGACGTGAAGTCGCTCAACCCGGCCGCGGTCTACTGCTGCGACCCGGTGATCGGCGACGTCGGGCGGGGCGTGTTCGTGCGGCCAGGGATCCCGGAGTTCATCCGCGACGCGGTGGTGCCGCGCGCCGACATCATTACTCCCAACCACTTCGAGCTGGACTTCCTCACCGGCCGCACGACGACCAACCCGGACGAGCTGCTGGCCGCGGTCGACGAGCTCCGCGCGCGCGGACCCCGCGACGTGCTGGTGACGTCGGTGCGCTACCCCGACACGGGTGACAACCTCGACGTGGTGGCGGTCTCGGACGACGGCGCGTGGGCGGTGACCACTCCCCTGCTGCCGATCGGCCCGAACGGCGGCGGCGACCTGACCGCCGCCCTCTACCTCGCGCACCTGCTGGAGACGGGCTCGCCGGCGACCGCGCTCGAGCGCACGACCAACGCGGTGTTCGCCGTGCTGGAGGCGACGCTGGCCGCCGGCACTCGCGAGCTCGCGCTGATCCCCGCCCAGGACGCGATCGCGGATCCACCTGCTCGGTTCGCCGCGGAGCGCCTGCGCTGA